GAGGCTCGCCTCGCCCGTCCATACCTCCGCCTCGGCGGAGACGAGGGTGACGTTGAGCGCCATGATCAGGCGTTCTCCTTCTGGATCTGCGCCCACTTCGCCTCGACGTCGCCGATGCCGCCGACGTTGAAGAACGCCTGCTCGGCGACGTGGTCGAAGTCGCCGCGGACGATCGCGTCGAACCCTTCGATCGCCTCCTTCAGCGGCACGGTCGAACCCGCCACGCCCGTGAACTTCTCCGCCGTGTAGGTGTTCTGGGAGAGGAACTGCTGGAGGCGGCGTGCGCGGGACACGACGATCTTGTCCTCCTCCGAGAGCTCGTCGACGCCGAGGATCGCGATGATCTCCTGCAGCTCCTTGTTCTTCTGGAGGATCTGCTTCACCGCCGTGGCGACGCGGTAGTGGTCGGCCCCGATGTAGCGCGGGTCGAGGATGCGGCTCGTGGAGGCGAGCGGATCGACCGCGGGATACAGTCCCTTCGACGCGATCTCACGCGAGAGCTCGGTGGTCGCGTCGAGGTGCGCGAACGTGGTCGCCGGCGCCGGGTCGGTGTAGTCGTCGGCCGGCACGTAGATCGCCTGCAGCGAGGTGATCGAGTGACCGCGCGTCGAGGTGATGCGCTCCTGGAGCACACCCATCTCGTCGGCGAGGTTCGGCTGGTATCCCACCGCGGACGGCATGCGGCCGAGCAGCGTGGAGACCTCGGAGCCCGCCTGGGTGAAGCGGAAGATGTTGTCGATGAAGAGGAGGACGTCCTGCTTCTGCACGTCGCGGAAGTACTCCGCCATCGTCAGGGCCGAGAGGGCGACGCGCAGACGCGTCCCCGGCGGCTCGTCCATCTGGCCGAAGACGAGCGCGGTCTTGTCGAAGACACCCGCCTCCTCCATCTCGTGGATGAGGTCGTTGCCCTCACGCGTGCGCTCGCCGACCCCGGCGAACACGGACACTCCGCCGTGGTTGGCCGCGACGCGGTAGATCATCTCCTGGATGAGGACCGTCTTGCCGACGCCGGCGCCGCCGAACAGGCCGATCTTGCCGCCCAGGACGTACGGGGTCAGGAGGTCGATGACCTTGATGCCCGTCTCGAAGAGCTGCGTCTTCGACTCGAGCTGGTCGAAGCTCGGCGGCTTGCGGTGGATGGGCCACCGCTCGGTCACCTCGAGCGTCTCGCCCTCGCCGAGGTTGAGGACCTCGCCGATGACGTTGAAGACCTTGCCCTTGGTGATGTCGCCCACCGGCACCGAGATGGGCGCGCCGGTGTCGCGCACCTCCTGGCCGCGGACCATTCCGTCGGTGGGCTTCAGCGAGATGGCGCGGACGACGTCGTCGCCGAGGTGCTGCGCGACCTCGAGGGTGATCTCGGTCGACACGTCGCCGATCGTGATCGTGGTCTTCAGCGCGCTGTAGACCTCGGGGATGGCGTCGTGCGGGAACTCGATGTCGACGACGGGGCCCGTGACGCGTGCGACGCGCCCGACCACCGCAGTGATCTCAGCCGTGGCGTTGGCAGTCATACTTTCGTCTCTTTCCTGGTGGGTCTGCAGCTCAGGACGCCAGCGCGTCGGCGCCGCCGACGATCTCGGCGATCTGCTGCGTGATCTCGGCCTGGCGTGCGTTGTTGCGCAGGCGGGTGTAGTCGGTGATGAGGTTGTCGGCGTTGTCGCTGGCCGACTTCATCGCCTTCTGGGTCGCGGCCTGCTTCGCCGCCGACGACTGCAGGAGCGCGTTGAAGACACGGCTCTGGATGTAGACCGGCAGCAGCGCGTCGAGCACCTCGTACGGGTCCGGCTCGAACTCGTACAGCGGGTAGACCTCGTGCGCCTCCGAGTCCGCGCCCGCGTCGACGATCGCGAGAGGAAGCAGCCGCACGGTCTCCGGGGTCTGCGTCATCATGCTCACGAAGCGGTTGTACACGACGTGGATCTCGTCGACGCCGCCGTCGTCCGCATCCTTCTCGTACGCCTCGAGCAGCGCCCGCGTGATCTCCTCGGCGGTCTCGAAGTGCGGGGTGTCGGCGTCGCCGACCCACTCCGCGGTCGTGGCGATCTTCCGGAACTGGAAGTAGCCGACGGCCTTGCGCCCGAAGAGGTAGAAGGAGACCTCCTTGCCCTCGGACCGCAGCAGCTCGGCGAGCTCCAGCCCCTCGCGGATCACCTGCGAGTTGAACGCCCCCGCGAGACCGCGGTCGCCGCTGATGATGACGACCGCCGAGCGCTTCACCGTCTCCGGCTCGCGCGTGAGGGGATGGTCGACGTCGCCGTGCGTGGCGACCGCGGAGACGGC
This window of the Microbacterium sp. AB genome carries:
- the atpD gene encoding F0F1 ATP synthase subunit beta, with the protein product MTANATAEITAVVGRVARVTGPVVDIEFPHDAIPEVYSALKTTITIGDVSTEITLEVAQHLGDDVVRAISLKPTDGMVRGQEVRDTGAPISVPVGDITKGKVFNVIGEVLNLGEGETLEVTERWPIHRKPPSFDQLESKTQLFETGIKVIDLLTPYVLGGKIGLFGGAGVGKTVLIQEMIYRVAANHGGVSVFAGVGERTREGNDLIHEMEEAGVFDKTALVFGQMDEPPGTRLRVALSALTMAEYFRDVQKQDVLLFIDNIFRFTQAGSEVSTLLGRMPSAVGYQPNLADEMGVLQERITSTRGHSITSLQAIYVPADDYTDPAPATTFAHLDATTELSREIASKGLYPAVDPLASTSRILDPRYIGADHYRVATAVKQILQKNKELQEIIAILGVDELSEEDKIVVSRARRLQQFLSQNTYTAEKFTGVAGSTVPLKEAIEGFDAIVRGDFDHVAEQAFFNVGGIGDVEAKWAQIQKENA
- a CDS encoding F0F1 ATP synthase subunit gamma, translated to MGAQLREYKQKISSAQTTKKITKAMELIAASRIQKAMARVRASSPFAREVTRAVSAVATHGDVDHPLTREPETVKRSAVVIISGDRGLAGAFNSQVIREGLELAELLRSEGKEVSFYLFGRKAVGYFQFRKIATTAEWVGDADTPHFETAEEITRALLEAYEKDADDGGVDEIHVVYNRFVSMMTQTPETVRLLPLAIVDAGADSEAHEVYPLYEFEPDPYEVLDALLPVYIQSRVFNALLQSSAAKQAATQKAMKSASDNADNLITDYTRLRNNARQAEITQQIAEIVGGADALAS